The stretch of DNA TCGCGCTCGTTCGCCCAGCCGCCCATCAGGACCGCGACGTGGAGTTGGCTGTCGCTCACGGCCGCCCCACCCGCTGGATTTCCCAGTCGAGCATCACGCCCGAATTCTTGTAGACCTTCTCGCGCACGAGTTCGCCCAGCCCTTCGATATCGGCGCTGGTGGCGTTGCCGGTGTTAATGAGGAAATTGGTGTGCTTCTCGCTCACCTGCGCCCCGCCCAGCGTCATGCCGCGACATCCCGCCGCATCGACCAGTTCCCACGCCTTGGCCCCTTGCGGGTTCTTGAAGGTCGAACCGCCGGTCTTGGTGCGGATCGGCTGCGAGTTCTCGCGCGCCTCGGCGATGCGGTCCATCTCCGCGCCGATTTCCTCGGGGTCGCCGGGCCGCCCCTTGAACCGGGCGGAGACGACGATCGCCCCGTCGGGAAGCTCGCTGTGGCGATAGGTGTAACCGAGGTCGCTCGCGGACAGCGTCACCATCTGGCCGCCCGGCAGGATCACCTCGCAGTCGACCAGCACGTCGGCGACCTCGCTGCCGTAGGCCCCGCCGTTCATCCGCACGAAGCCGCCCACCGTGCCGGGTATCCCGCGCAGGAATTCGAGGCCCGCAATGCCCGCATCGCGCGCGGTCGAGGCGACCAGCACGCCCGGCGCGCCCGCGCCGCAGGTGAGCGTCGAATCCTCGCCCGCATCGGCGGTCATGAAAGGCTTGCCCAGCCGAACGACGATGCCCGGAACGCCGCCGTCGCGGATGATGAGGTTCGACCCCAGCCCCAGCGCCATGACGGGAAGCTGCCCGCCCAGCCGTTCGATGAACAGGCGCAGGTCGGCAAGGTCGGCCGGCTCGAACAGCCAGTCGGCCTGCCCCCCGCTCTTGAACCAGACGAGCTTGGCGAGCGGCGCCTTGCAGGTGAGCTCGCCCCGGATGCCTTCCAGCGGCACGGGCGCCGCCACCGCGCCCTCGACCGCGCAGGTCGGGGCGCGTCCGTCGTCGTATTTCCAGGTGTCGCCGGGCTGGACCATGTGTTCCGTCATGCCCTCACGTGTGCTTGGACCGCGCCTGCAAGGGTAGCCGCCCAGCGGGTGATATC from Erythrobacter sp. encodes:
- the murB gene encoding UDP-N-acetylmuramate dehydrogenase; the encoded protein is MTEHMVQPGDTWKYDDGRAPTCAVEGAVAAPVPLEGIRGELTCKAPLAKLVWFKSGGQADWLFEPADLADLRLFIERLGGQLPVMALGLGSNLIIRDGGVPGIVVRLGKPFMTADAGEDSTLTCGAGAPGVLVASTARDAGIAGLEFLRGIPGTVGGFVRMNGGAYGSEVADVLVDCEVILPGGQMVTLSASDLGYTYRHSELPDGAIVVSARFKGRPGDPEEIGAEMDRIAEARENSQPIRTKTGGSTFKNPQGAKAWELVDAAGCRGMTLGGAQVSEKHTNFLINTGNATSADIEGLGELVREKVYKNSGVMLDWEIQRVGRP